The genomic interval ACCGATACAGAGACGCTTCAGAAAATCTACAATACCTCGTTTATCAGTGCCCCCTCCCCCGCACACCCCCTCCCCCTGATCATCACCGGAGGCAAGGCATGAAGCCGTTGATAAAACTGCTGCTGCTGACGCTCATTACACTGGGTATTCTTGTGCTTTCACCGTTGCAGGGCATGGAGTTTATCCCGATCAATGCCAGCGGACAGGAACGGGAAATTCTGATGAACATTCGGCTGCCGCGTGTACTCTGCGCATTCAGCACAGGGGCTATGCTTGCACTCAGCGGCATGGCCTTTCAGGCCCTCTTCCGCAATCCGCTGGCCACGCCGTTCACACTCGGAGTCTCCAGCGGCGCCGCACTGGGGGCCGCCGTTTTCATCCGACTCGGCTTCGCGTTCTCCCTTCTCGGAATCTCCGCCGTATCTCTGGCAGCCTTCATCGGTGCGCTGCTGTCCATTCTGCTGGTTTACGGCCTGACCCGGCTTAAAGGCGGTTTCTCTACGCCGACGCTGCTGCTTTCCGGTATTGCCATCAGTTTTTTCTTTTCCAGTCTGATCCTGTTCATCCAATACCTCAGCGGACTCAGCCACTCTTTCCGCATTGTGCACTGGATGATGGGAACCCTTTCAACCGCCGGCTATAGCCAGCTCATCAATCTCCTGCCGTTTCTTTTCAGCGGCGGCGTAATTCTGACACTGCTCACGCGGGAGATGAACTTGTTCATGGTCGGCGAAGATATCGCCATCAGCCGCGGCGTAAATACCGGTCTGGTAAAAAAACTGATCTTTCTCGCGGCATCGCTCATGGTCGGCGGCGTGGTGGCCGTCTGCGGGCCGATCGGATTTGTCGGGATGATGTCCCCGCACATCTGCCGTTTAATCTTCGGTGCCGACCACCGCATCCTCACTCCCGCCGTTTTTCTGTTCGGCGGCCTGTTTCTGGTCCTGTGCGATACCGCCACCCGCATGCTGTCCGGTCTGACATCCGGTGCGGAGCTGCCCGTCGGCGTACTCACCGCCCTGCTCGGCGGCCCCTTTTTCATTATTCTGCTGCTCAACCGGAAAAGTGGACTGGACCTATGAGTACCATCGCCATTTTCGGTACCGGCTCCGACGTAGGGAAAAGCATTGTCGTCACCGCACTTGGCCGCATTTTCAGAAACCGCGGCTGTTCCGTTGCCCCCTACAAAGCACAGAACATGTCGAACAACTCCTACGTCACCCTCGAAGGCGGCGAAATGGGCCGCGCTCAGGTGGTGCAGGCCGAAGCCTGCGGAATCGAACCCCATACCGACATGAACCCCGTCCTGCTCAAACCCTGCTCCGATACCGGCGCACAGGTTGTCCTTCAGGGCAAAGCCGTTGGAAGCGCTTTGGCGGCCGACTATTTCAAGGACACTTCAAAAATCCGTATACCCGCATTCCAATCTCTGGAAAAGCTGAAAAATGCCTATGAACTGGTGCTCATTGAAGGAGCCGGATCGTGCGCAGAAGTCAATCTGCGCCCACGCGATTTCGTAAACTTTGAAACCGCCCACGTCGCTGACGCTCCGGTATTTCTCGTGGCCGACATTGATCGCGGCGGCGTCTTCGCCCAGATCATCGGTTCACTCGCCGTGATGCCGCCCGAAGACCGGAAACGGGTCGCCGGTTTTATCATCAATAAATTCCGAGGCGATACCGCGCTGTTCGATGACGGCATCCGCTATCTGGAAAAACAGACCGGACTGCCCGTGCTCGGACTGATCCCTTATTTCCGGCATATTGAAATCGACTCCGAAGACGGCCTTCCACTGGAAACCGTGGTTGATCCCCCCAACGGCCCCGTCGCCGGAAAAATCAATATAGCCTGCATCCAACTCCCGCATATTTCAAATTTCACCGACTTCAATCCGCTTATCCGCAACGACGCCATCCGCTTCCACTACCTCTCCCGGCCCCGGAATCTCGACGGCTACGACGCGCTGATTCTGCCCGGAACCAAGAACGTCCGTTTCGATCTTCAATGGCTTTACAGCGAAGAATGGGGAAAACCGATCCGTAATTTTGAAGGAACCGTTCTCGGCATCTGCGGCGGCTTTCAGATGCTCGGCCGCACCATCGCCGACCCGCATGGCGTCGAAGGGAAGCCCGGAACCTCCGGAGGCTTCGGACTGCTCGATATTGAGACCATACTGGAAAAAGAAAAACAGCTGTTCCGTACCCGGGGGAAACTGGCCGACGGAACTGCAATAGACGGGTATGAAATTCACATGGGACAGACTTCCCTGGGCAACACCGAACCGTTTATCCATATTGAAAGCCGTAATCGAAAACAGGCCGGCGGAACCGACGGCGCGGTATCCAATGACGGAAAAATCATGGGTTCCTATTTCCATGGTCTTTTCGACCATCCCGAATTCCGCAACTGGTTTCTGCAAAAACTCGAACCTGATTACTGTCCCGAAGAGATCCAGACCGCCGCCGCATTCAAGCAGCAGCAATATGATCTGCTGGCAGCGCATTTTGAAAAATATCTGAATATGGAAAAGCTGATTGATATCGCCTTTTCACGCTGAACTGTTACCGTATTCCCATGAATCTGATCGACGAAAAAGAGCAGGCACTGCTCAATGAATTAAAATCCTACGGTTCCATCGCCGTCGCCTATTCGGGCGGCGTGGATTCCACCTATCTGGCCGATGTGGCCCACGAAGCGCTTGGCCGGAATGCGATGATGGTCATTGCCGATTCGCCATCGATTCCACGGAAAGAACTGCAGGAAGCCATCCAGATTGCCACGGATCGCGGATGGAACCTTCGCGTAATCAAAACAGAAGAGCATCTCAAGGATGACTATCTGGCCAACAAAGGCGACCGCTGCTTCCACTGCAAAAACGAACTCTTTACCAAAATGGAAATGATTCTTTCCGAGTTCGGCGATATTGTACTGGCTCACGGTGCGATCGAAGATGACAAAGGCGATGTCCGCCCCGGCACACAGGCAGCCGCCAATCATTGTGTCATTGCCCCGCTCCAGAATGCCGGACTTTATAAAAAAGAGATTCGTATTCTCAGTGAACGACGTGGACTGCCTACCGCCGGAAAAGCCTCCTTCGCCTGCCTTGGCTCCCGCTTCCCGACCGGAACGCGTATTGAACTCGAAGCCATGACCCAAGTCGAAAAAGCGGAAGCCATCCTGCGCGCCCGCGGCTATTCACAATATCGGATACGTCATCACGACGATCTATGCCGGATTGAAATTGATCCGGCCGATTTTGACAAAATTATGAATGAACGCATCGAACTTGTGGATGCCATTAAAAAAACCGGCTACCGCTTTGTCACGCTCGACCTCAGCGGTTACACCATGGGATCAAGTGCCTGAAAATACCGGCGGGAATGACTGAAAGGCCGCCAATCAGTTACGGAAAAGTAAAAATCGCTACAATCCCGCCTTACCCTGAAACTGAAAACGGAATTGGTTAAAAAAAAACGGATCGTTTTAAGGCGCACACCAGCGAATGGAGTAGCGGCGGCGTTTCCACAGCCGGGGACGACGGACCGACCGCACTTTCCGGTTTTTAAGCGGAATATCCGCCGCATCATCTTCCGGAATATGACCGCTGAGCAGAGCCACAACCTGTTCCTGTACGGACTCCAGTTCATCAAGTTTCAGTTCCGGATCGAGCACCATGAAACTTTCATTGGTCTTTTTGTGCTCATAAATACGCAGCCGCTGCCCGTCCTCGCCTTTGCGAACATCGCGTTCCACAAGAATTTTCTTTCGTTCGAGCATCACGGTAAGAATGAAAATTGCGGCCAGATCCTCCTCATTCTCCTTCGCCATAAGACGACGCAGAAGGGATTCCGCATTTTCTTTTTTGACCGCCTCCTCTTCCGGTGGCGGCGGGACAATAAACGTGGTTTTCCAGGAACTCAGGCCGGGATCCTTTTTATCCCAGCAAGCGCTGCAAAGATCCTGACGGACATACTGGCCTTCATCGAAAATAAGTTTGGAGAAAAGCTGTTCTTTATCTTCAAATTCCCGCCCGCAAACCGCACAGTTTTTCGCACATTTCTGCACGCGCCAGTTTTCCACATTATTACGTCCCATGGCAGATCATCCTCAGCCTTCCTTCTCCCAGATCGTATGCCGCTGCTGCCAGAAATAAACCACGCCCGACCAGGCTGTAATTACAGCAGCCCCCATACCGAGCCACCAGGCAAAAACTGTTCCCGGCATTGGGAGCCAGGGTGACTCCCAGATCAGACCGAAAAAGTAGAGACTGATCGCCACCATCTGGACGGTGGTTTTGATTTTCCCCCACGGCCCCGCCGGCATCACAATCCCCTTTTCAATCATCAGCAGCCGAAGACCGGTCACCATAAATTCGCGGGCGATGATCAGCACCACCATCCAGGCCGCAATACTGCCCAGTTCAACAAATCCGATAAATGCGGCAGAAACCAGCACCTTATCGGCCAGCGGATCCATCAGCTTACCGAAAGATGTCACCCCGAAAAAGTTCCGGGCCAGATAGCCATCAAGCGCATCGGTCACACTCGCCAGAATAAAAATGGCCAGCGCGGCGATATATGCGATCGTCTGATTGGCAGCATGTTCAAACTCAATGCTCAGACAGACCATCATTACGGCAGTCATCCAGAAGCGGCTTACAGTCAGATGGTTCGGGAGGCTTTTCATAGTTATCCTGAATTTATGGATTTCCGGATCGTCGTTACATCCAATTCCGTACGATTATTTAGTATCCGTTTCAACCACACCAGGTTTGGCCAGAAAAGCATCAGGCACCCCGTCCGTAATCAGTTCATGCTCTATCGAAACGGCACCGCCCGCAGCCGTAGGTTCGGCAGTTTCCTCGTCGGAACACTGCGAGACAGAAAGCACAATAATTCCAACCAGCAACAGGCCACCGATAACGGAGCCGATCAGCTTCAACGGAATCCCGTTTCCTGAAAGATTGGTTATCGCGGCATTCACTTCGCCGAATACCGCACGGGCCCCTCCGCCGGATCTCGAAAGCGAAGGTGACGTTGCTTCCTGCATCCCCCGCCTTCCCCCGGAACTCGGTCCGCTTTAGCCAGATTCTTACGGGCTTCGTCGGTCAGCTTCAACTTGGTTTTCGGGGCATGCTGTTTAATGTATTCTTCCACCAGAGGCGCAGCATCAAGCCCCAGATACTGGGCATACATCCGAATAAAACTTTTTGCATAAACCGGGGCCGACAACGCACCGAAATCATCATGCTCCATCGCCTCGATGAATTTCGACAGGATCTTAGTGGCCTGTCCGGCCTCAGAGACCGTGACGCCCTTGGCCTGGCGGGCGGCTTCCAGCCGCTGCCCGATGGTTCCTATATTAAGACTCGCTTGTTCCATCGTCTTCTATTGCTCCTGTGTTCCGGGGAATTTCCCCGTCTAAATCAATCAGAATTTCGCGCGGCCCGGCGCCGTCCGGCGGTCCGATAATCCCGCGCTCTTCAAGTTGGTCCATCACCCGCGCAGCGCGGGTGTAACCGATGC from Verrucomicrobia bacterium S94 carries:
- a CDS encoding cobyric acid synthase; protein product: MSTIAIFGTGSDVGKSIVVTALGRIFRNRGCSVAPYKAQNMSNNSYVTLEGGEMGRAQVVQAEACGIEPHTDMNPVLLKPCSDTGAQVVLQGKAVGSALAADYFKDTSKIRIPAFQSLEKLKNAYELVLIEGAGSCAEVNLRPRDFVNFETAHVADAPVFLVADIDRGGVFAQIIGSLAVMPPEDRKRVAGFIINKFRGDTALFDDGIRYLEKQTGLPVLGLIPYFRHIEIDSEDGLPLETVVDPPNGPVAGKINIACIQLPHISNFTDFNPLIRNDAIRFHYLSRPRNLDGYDALILPGTKNVRFDLQWLYSEEWGKPIRNFEGTVLGICGGFQMLGRTIADPHGVEGKPGTSGGFGLLDIETILEKEKQLFRTRGKLADGTAIDGYEIHMGQTSLGNTEPFIHIESRNRKQAGGTDGAVSNDGKIMGSYFHGLFDHPEFRNWFLQKLEPDYCPEEIQTAAAFKQQQYDLLAAHFEKYLNMEKLIDIAFSR
- a CDS encoding iron ABC transporter permease produces the protein MKPLIKLLLLTLITLGILVLSPLQGMEFIPINASGQEREILMNIRLPRVLCAFSTGAMLALSGMAFQALFRNPLATPFTLGVSSGAALGAAVFIRLGFAFSLLGISAVSLAAFIGALLSILLVYGLTRLKGGFSTPTLLLSGIAISFFFSSLILFIQYLSGLSHSFRIVHWMMGTLSTAGYSQLINLLPFLFSGGVILTLLTREMNLFMVGEDIAISRGVNTGLVKKLIFLAASLMVGGVVAVCGPIGFVGMMSPHICRLIFGADHRILTPAVFLFGGLFLVLCDTATRMLSGLTSGAELPVGVLTALLGGPFFIILLLNRKSGLDL
- the larE gene encoding ATP-dependent sacrificial sulfur transferase LarE, which produces MNLIDEKEQALLNELKSYGSIAVAYSGGVDSTYLADVAHEALGRNAMMVIADSPSIPRKELQEAIQIATDRGWNLRVIKTEEHLKDDYLANKGDRCFHCKNELFTKMEMILSEFGDIVLAHGAIEDDKGDVRPGTQAAANHCVIAPLQNAGLYKKEIRILSERRGLPTAGKASFACLGSRFPTGTRIELEAMTQVEKAEAILRARGYSQYRIRHHDDLCRIEIDPADFDKIMNERIELVDAIKKTGYRFVTLDLSGYTMGSSA
- the pgsA gene encoding CDP-diacylglycerol--glycerol-3-phosphate 3-phosphatidyltransferase, with protein sequence MKSLPNHLTVSRFWMTAVMMVCLSIEFEHAANQTIAYIAALAIFILASVTDALDGYLARNFFGVTSFGKLMDPLADKVLVSAAFIGFVELGSIAAWMVVLIIAREFMVTGLRLLMIEKGIVMPAGPWGKIKTTVQMVAISLYFFGLIWESPWLPMPGTVFAWWLGMGAAVITAWSGVVYFWQQRHTIWEKEG